Proteins encoded in a region of the Benincasa hispida cultivar B227 chromosome 2, ASM972705v1, whole genome shotgun sequence genome:
- the LOC120072008 gene encoding peroxidase 25-like — protein MAEQRDGIMFIILGILMMGLPVNGELRNGFYSVSCPKAESIVRATVESYFKTDPTIAAGLLRLHFHDCFVQGCDGSVLIAGGLAERNALPNLGLRGFEVIEDAKAELEAECPGVVSCADILALAARDAVDLSNRPSWSVPTGRRDGRVSSKSQAENLPSPLESIAVHKKKFAEKGLDEQDLVTLLGAHTIGQTDCLFFRYRLHNFTATGNSDPTINPSFLTELKVLCPKDGDATIRVALDKDSQFKFDLSFFKNIRDGNGVLESDQRLWNDDSTKSIIQKYISPLRGILGLRFDNNFRKSMIKMSSIEVKTGTQGEIRRKCSRFN, from the exons ATGGCCGAACAGAGAGATGGCATTATGTTCATAATTTTGGGAATTTTAATGATGGGTTTGCCAGTAAATGGTGAACTGAGAAATGGGTTTTATTCTGTTTCATGTCCAAAAGCAGAGTCTATAGTGAGAGCTACAGTTGAATCGTACTTTAAAACAGATCCTACCATTGCAGCTGGGTTGTTGAGGCTTCATTTTCACGACTGTTTTGTGCAG GGTTGTGATGGTTCGGTGTTGATTGCGGGTGGTTTGGCTGAGAGAAATGCTTTGCCGAACCTTGGattaagagggtttgaagtaaTAGAAGATGCAAAAGCAGAGCTTGAAGCTGAGTGTCCTGGAGTCGTCTCTTGTGCTGATATTCTCGCTTTGGCTGCTCGTGATGCTGTTGACTTG AGTAATAGACCAAGTTGGTCGGTGCCCACAGGAAGAAGGGATGGaagagtttcttcaaaatcCCAAGCCGAAAACTTACCTTCTCCACTCGAGTCCATTGCTGTCCACAAGAAAAAATTTGCAGAAAAAGGCCTCGACGAACAAGACCTCGTCACCTTACtcg GAGCACACACGATAGGGCAAACGGATTGCCTTTTCTTTAGATATCGTCTACACAACTTCACAGCAACAGGCAACTCAGATCCAACAATAAACCCATCATTCTTAACAGAGCTGAAAGTACTTTGCCCCAAAGATGGAGATGCAACCATAAGGGTGGCGTTGGATAAAGACAGCCAGTTCAAATTCGACCTTAGTTTCTTCAAAAACATTAGAGATGGAAATGGAGTTTTGGAGTCGGACCAAAGGCTTTGGAATGATGATTCAACCAAAAGCATTATCCAAAAGTACATTAGCCCTTTAAGAGGAATTTTAGGCCTTAGATTTGACAACAACTTTAGGAAATCTATGATTAAAATGAGTAGTATTGAGGTTAAGACCGGTACGCAAGGAGAGATCAGGAGAAAATGTTCGAGGTTTAATTAA